The DNA segment GTTTTGAAAACTGGTGCCACCGTACCTGAGACCCCGTTTGAGCACTCTTGGGATGGACCGAAACAGCCTTCTCTTCTCCTCTTCCGTCAAGGATTCGCAAAGCCGTAGCGGATGCAGACCCGCCTCAAACAGCGCCTCGTCCACGTAGATATTCCCCAGACCCGCCACGAAGTGCTGATTCAGCAGCAGGCTCTTGATCCGGGTCTTCCTGCCCTCCATTCCAGCCAGAAAGCGGGCCCAGGAATATTGCGAGGTGAAGGGCTCGATTCCCAGGCTCCAATATTCCTTGGCTTGCTTGAACTCTTCCGTCGCATAGAGGCGCCACTTGCCGAACTGGCGAATATCCCGATAGTGCATGGCGTTGCCATCGGTGAAATAGAGGCTCAAATGGGTATGCTTGTCGACGGCGTGCTGCCGGGCCTTCTGTAGTCCGGTCAGCGGATGGACGAAAAAGCTCGGGTCATCGATTCTGCTCTTGTCGCGGTAGGTCAACTGGCCTGTCATGCCCAGGTGCACCAGCAACCGAAAGTGATCGGTAGTGAAAAGGAGAAATTTGCCGCGGCGCGTGACTCGCCGGATGGTTTGCGCCTTGAGCGCTCGATACCAGCGGCCGGGATGCGGACGCACCACGATCCGCCGATTCCTGATGGTCACTTTGGAGATGGTCTTGCCGAGAACACTGCCGGCAA comes from the Acidobacteriota bacterium genome and includes:
- the mutM gene encoding bifunctional DNA-formamidopyrimidine glycosylase/DNA-(apurinic or apyrimidinic site) lyase — protein: MPELPEVETIRIGLAGSVLGKTISKVTIRNRRIVVRPHPGRWYRALKAQTIRRVTRRGKFLLFTTDHFRLLVHLGMTGQLTYRDKSRIDDPSFFVHPLTGLQKARQHAVDKHTHLSLYFTDGNAMHYRDIRQFGKWRLYATEEFKQAKEYWSLGIEPFTSQYSWARFLAGMEGRKTRIKSLLLNQHFVAGLGNIYVDEALFEAGLHPLRLCESLTEEEKRRLFRSIPRVLKRGLRYGGTSFQNYINAKGEAGANQERLRVYRRSGEPCRRCSSPVSR